Proteins encoded by one window of Lutibacter sp. A64:
- a CDS encoding SPFH domain-containing protein: protein MVGTYIIIFILVVIIVTGLFTVKQQTNAVIERFGKFQSIRGAGLQLKIPIIDKIAGRVSLRVQQLDVIVETKTKDDVFVHLKISVQFLIQKGHVYDAFYKLQNPHEQITAFIFDVVRAEVPKMILDDVFEKKEEIALAIKRDLKEAMLEYGYDIIKALVTDIDPDEKVKIAMNRINAADREKIAAQHEGDAQRILIVERAKAEAESKRLQGKGIADQRREIARGLEESVDVLNRAGINSQEASALIVITQHYDTLQSIGSDTKSNLILLPNNPNAASSMLNDMVTSLVAANKVQESSKEGETKKTKK, encoded by the coding sequence ATGGTTGGAACATATATTATTATTTTTATTCTTGTTGTTATAATTGTAACAGGATTATTTACCGTTAAACAACAAACAAATGCTGTAATAGAACGCTTTGGAAAATTTCAAAGTATTAGAGGTGCAGGTTTACAACTTAAAATACCAATTATAGATAAAATTGCAGGACGTGTAAGTTTACGTGTACAACAATTAGATGTAATTGTTGAAACAAAAACAAAAGATGATGTATTTGTACACCTAAAAATATCTGTTCAGTTTTTAATACAAAAAGGCCATGTTTATGATGCTTTTTACAAACTTCAAAACCCACATGAACAAATAACAGCCTTTATTTTCGACGTTGTAAGAGCAGAAGTTCCAAAAATGATATTAGATGATGTATTTGAAAAGAAAGAAGAAATTGCACTTGCAATTAAGCGTGATTTAAAAGAAGCAATGCTAGAATATGGTTACGATATAATTAAAGCCTTAGTTACAGATATTGATCCAGATGAAAAGGTTAAAATAGCTATGAACCGTATTAATGCAGCTGATAGAGAAAAAATTGCTGCACAACACGAAGGTGATGCTCAACGTATTTTAATTGTGGAACGTGCAAAAGCCGAAGCTGAAAGTAAACGATTACAAGGAAAAGGTATTGCAGATCAACGTAGAGAAATTGCTCGTGGTTTAGAAGAAAGTGTTGATGTTTTAAACAGAGCCGGTATTAACAGTCAAGAAGCATCTGCATTAATTGTAATTACACAACATTATGATACTTTACAAAGTATTGGTTCAGATACTAAATCTAATTTAATTTTATTACCAAATAACCCAAATGCCGCAAGTTCTATGCTTAACGATATGGTTACTAGTTTAGTTGCAGCAAATAAAGTTCAAGAATCTTCTAAAGAAGGTGAAACTAAAAAAACTAAAAAATAA
- a CDS encoding heavy metal-binding domain-containing protein: MILTTTNTIEKQPVKAYLGIVSGETIIGANIFKDFFAGIRDIVGGRSGSYEKVLRKAKETALKEMEEEASKLGATAVIGIDLDYETVGKNGGMLMVTASGTAVKI; encoded by the coding sequence ATGATTTTAACAACAACAAATACTATTGAAAAACAACCTGTTAAAGCATATTTAGGTATTGTATCTGGTGAAACCATTATAGGTGCAAATATTTTTAAAGATTTTTTTGCCGGTATTAGAGATATAGTTGGTGGTAGATCTGGTTCTTATGAAAAAGTGCTAAGAAAAGCCAAAGAAACCGCTTTAAAAGAAATGGAAGAAGAAGCTTCTAAATTAGGTGCAACAGCTGTAATTGGTATTGATTTAGATTACGAAACTGTTGGTAAAAATGGAGGAATGTTAATGGTAACAGCTTCTGGTACAGCTGTAAAAATTTAA
- the tatA gene encoding twin-arginine translocase TatA/TatE family subunit, giving the protein MNSLYILLGMVGPWQVAVIVVLVLLLFGGKKIPELMKGLGGGIKEFKKATQEDDKEETKKVDDKK; this is encoded by the coding sequence ATGAATTCACTTTATATACTTTTAGGAATGGTTGGACCTTGGCAAGTTGCAGTAATTGTTGTTTTAGTTTTATTATTATTTGGAGGTAAGAAAATTCCAGAATTAATGAAAGGTCTAGGTGGCGGAATTAAAGAATTTAAAAAAGCTACTCAAGAAGATGATAAGGAAGAAACTAAAAAAGTTGATGATAAAAAGTAA
- a CDS encoding head GIN domain-containing protein, which yields MKKLTLLLVFISTITFSQEKIITKLGEFNTLKVYNGLTVELQKGTTSKVEISGSQSKDVSIKNSDGVLKIRLHFPDSFTAEDVKIVLYYTKDIEVLDANEGGTIISDETIDQQHLEVKVQEGAKIYLDVDTKHLTVKSVTGGIIELTGTADNQNVEATTGGIYEAYNLQSKQTIVVSASGATAEVNASEILDAKVRFGGNIYYIGTPEVLKTKKVIGGVIKDKN from the coding sequence ATGAAAAAATTAACATTATTACTTGTGTTTATAAGTACAATTACTTTTTCACAAGAAAAAATTATTACTAAATTAGGAGAGTTTAATACTTTAAAAGTATACAATGGTTTAACTGTTGAATTACAAAAAGGAACTACTTCAAAAGTTGAAATTTCTGGTTCACAATCTAAAGATGTTTCTATAAAAAATTCAGATGGTGTACTTAAAATTCGTTTGCATTTTCCAGATAGTTTTACTGCCGAAGATGTAAAAATTGTACTGTATTATACCAAAGATATTGAGGTTTTAGATGCAAATGAAGGAGGAACTATTATTTCTGATGAAACTATAGATCAACAACATTTAGAAGTAAAAGTTCAAGAAGGAGCAAAAATTTATTTAGATGTAGATACCAAACATTTAACTGTAAAATCAGTTACTGGAGGTATTATTGAATTAACAGGAACTGCTGACAATCAAAATGTTGAAGCTACAACAGGAGGAATTTATGAAGCTTATAATTTACAAAGCAAACAAACCATAGTTGTTTCAGCTTCTGGTGCAACTGCTGAAGTAAATGCAAGTGAAATTTTAGATGCTAAAGTTCGTTTTGGAGGTAATATCTATTATATTGGAACACCCGAAGTATTAAAAACTAAAAAAGTTATTGGTGGCGTAATTAAAGATAAAAACTAA
- a CDS encoding copper resistance protein NlpE translates to MIKNNLIIICLGVLLLISCKEHKKIESNTIKKTAIESPISKENESIFGTYIGEIPCADCDGITKKLTLKKDNTFSIESIYKGKGDDQSFTEEGTFKVDNKHIILSIKNAPSMYKIGTCFVEQLDMDGKQIQSSLNYKLMKVNY, encoded by the coding sequence ATGATAAAAAATAATTTAATAATTATATGTCTTGGAGTATTACTTTTAATTTCTTGCAAAGAGCATAAAAAAATTGAAAGTAATACTATTAAAAAAACAGCTATTGAATCACCTATTTCAAAAGAAAATGAATCAATATTTGGAACTTATATTGGTGAAATTCCGTGTGCAGACTGTGATGGTATAACTAAAAAACTTACACTTAAAAAAGATAATACTTTTAGTATAGAAAGTATTTACAAAGGAAAAGGAGATGACCAATCTTTTACTGAAGAAGGAACTTTTAAAGTTGACAATAAACACATAATACTATCAATAAAAAATGCACCATCTATGTATAAAATTGGAACCTGTTTTGTTGAACAACTAGATATGGATGGTAAACAAATACAAAGTTCATTAAATTATAAATTAATGAAAGTAAACTACTAA
- a CDS encoding ribonuclease R family protein, which yields MSKRKSNYKKKGNIIKDLTRKILQLLNRDGNPLNYKQIAAKLAISDANGRNQIIQKLEELKGQQKVEEVERGKFKVVPKDKYYIGVLDVTSNGNAYFICDELEKDIYIPSRNLNKGLDKDTVKIYLYNRRNSKKEEGDVVEIIKRAKTEFVGVLQLNKNFGFLIADDLKMYADLFIPKDKLKGAEDGVKVLAKMTDWPGNSKNPFGEIIEILGKPGDHETEMHSILLEYGLPYKFPDKVEAEAEKISFKITEEDIAKRRDMRKDLTFTIDPKDAKDFDDALSFEVLENGNYEIGIHIADVSHYVQENTILEDEAYQRATSVYLVDRVVPMLPEVLSNGVCSLRPNEEKLTFSAVFEMNDKGHVLNQWFGRTITYSDKRFAYEEAQEIIENNTITSGAIDTASLNCKVSSEISITGEAYTVKPEIATAILTLDKLAKKIRKKRLQQGAITFDRVEVKFNLNEKAEPIGVFFKESKDANKLIEEFMLLANRKVAEFVGTKKGAPSKNTFIYRIHDEPDEEKLLSLQSIVSKFGYKNKIDLKNNKTTSSSINQLLQDVHGKGEANMIETLAVRSMSKAVYTTDNIGHYGLAFDYYSHFTSPIRRYPDVMTHRLLQHYLEGGKSPKAAPYEEKCKHASEREYMASKAERDSIKYMQVKYMEDHKDQEFEGVISGVTEWGIYVEIIENKCEGMIRIRDIKDDYYLYDEKQYALVGQATKNLYQLGDQVLIKVKNTDLERKHLDFTLLEKIEK from the coding sequence ATGTCGAAAAGAAAATCGAATTACAAAAAAAAAGGAAATATCATTAAAGATTTAACTAGAAAAATTTTACAGTTATTAAATCGCGATGGTAATCCTTTAAATTACAAACAAATTGCCGCTAAATTAGCCATATCAGATGCTAATGGACGCAATCAAATTATTCAAAAATTAGAAGAATTAAAAGGTCAACAAAAGGTTGAAGAAGTTGAAAGAGGAAAATTTAAAGTTGTACCAAAAGATAAATATTATATTGGTGTTTTAGACGTTACTTCAAACGGAAACGCTTATTTTATTTGTGACGAATTAGAAAAGGATATTTACATACCATCGCGTAATCTAAACAAAGGTTTAGACAAAGACACCGTTAAAATTTATTTATATAACCGTAGAAATAGTAAAAAAGAAGAAGGTGATGTTGTTGAAATTATAAAACGCGCAAAAACTGAATTTGTAGGTGTTTTACAATTGAATAAAAACTTCGGATTTTTAATTGCAGACGATTTAAAAATGTATGCAGATTTATTTATTCCAAAAGATAAATTAAAAGGAGCCGAAGATGGTGTAAAAGTATTGGCTAAAATGACCGATTGGCCTGGAAATTCTAAAAATCCTTTTGGAGAAATTATAGAAATTTTAGGAAAACCAGGTGATCACGAAACAGAAATGCATTCTATTTTATTAGAATACGGTTTGCCTTATAAATTTCCTGATAAAGTTGAAGCAGAAGCAGAAAAAATTTCATTTAAAATAACAGAAGAAGATATTGCAAAACGTAGAGATATGCGTAAAGATTTAACCTTTACCATAGATCCAAAAGATGCTAAAGATTTTGATGATGCCTTATCTTTTGAAGTATTAGAAAATGGAAATTATGAAATAGGTATTCATATTGCAGACGTTTCACATTATGTTCAAGAAAATACAATTTTAGAAGATGAAGCTTATCAAAGAGCAACTTCGGTATATTTGGTAGATAGGGTAGTACCAATGTTACCTGAAGTATTATCAAATGGAGTGTGTTCTTTACGTCCAAATGAAGAAAAATTAACATTTTCTGCAGTTTTTGAAATGAATGATAAAGGACATGTTTTAAACCAATGGTTTGGTAGAACTATCACTTATTCCGATAAGCGTTTTGCATACGAAGAAGCACAAGAAATTATAGAAAATAATACTATTACTTCGGGTGCAATTGATACGGCTTCTTTAAATTGTAAAGTCTCTTCAGAAATTTCTATAACGGGTGAAGCTTATACAGTAAAACCAGAAATTGCTACTGCAATTTTAACCTTAGATAAATTGGCTAAAAAAATCCGTAAAAAGCGTTTACAGCAAGGTGCAATAACTTTTGATAGGGTAGAGGTTAAATTTAATTTAAATGAAAAAGCAGAGCCAATAGGTGTGTTTTTTAAAGAATCTAAAGATGCTAACAAACTAATTGAAGAATTTATGTTGTTAGCAAACCGAAAAGTTGCTGAATTTGTTGGAACTAAAAAAGGAGCTCCAAGTAAAAATACGTTTATTTATAGAATACATGACGAACCAGACGAAGAAAAATTACTATCGCTTCAAAGTATTGTAAGTAAGTTTGGTTATAAAAATAAAATTGACCTAAAAAATAATAAAACTACATCTTCATCAATCAATCAATTATTACAAGATGTACACGGAAAAGGTGAAGCAAATATGATTGAAACACTTGCTGTTAGATCTATGAGTAAAGCCGTTTATACAACCGATAATATTGGGCATTACGGATTAGCATTTGATTATTACAGTCATTTTACATCGCCAATTCGTCGTTATCCAGATGTTATGACACACAGGTTGTTACAGCATTATTTAGAAGGAGGAAAATCTCCAAAAGCAGCACCTTACGAAGAAAAATGTAAGCATGCATCTGAACGAGAATATATGGCTTCAAAAGCCGAACGAGATTCTATAAAATATATGCAAGTTAAGTATATGGAAGATCATAAAGATCAAGAGTTTGAAGGTGTTATTTCTGGTGTTACAGAATGGGGAATTTATGTAGAAATTATTGAAAATAAATGTGAAGGAATGATTCGTATTCGCGATATAAAAGATGATTATTACCTATACGATGAAAAACAATATGCTTTAGTAGGACAAGCAACTAAAAATTTATATCAACTTGGAGATCAGGTTTTAATAAAAGTAAAAAATACAGATTTAGAACGCAAACATCTAGATTTTACTTTACTTGAAAAAATAGAAAAATAA
- a CDS encoding diacylglycerol/lipid kinase family protein, protein MNTKWFVIVNPTSGNGASKKKWPLIFNELKQQQFTFKFALTTHKFHAEKLVQNAINKGFIKFISVGGDGTLHAIVNGILTLNNNTATAILSEIKIGIIPIGTGNDWVKTYKISKNYKEAIKTIKTENTIQQDIGKITLKPENKVIYFNNLAGIGFDGFVVNKVHNYKNLGSLAYLIGGLIGLFSYKKPLLEITFNTTVLKSTTLLLIIGICKYSGGGMQLTKNKSTTNGSFDITFVKNITFFQLLANILGLFNGKITDKNFVENYKTNHLNIKVLDTKETYIQADGELIGSGNFKVALLPKTLSFIVPKSNKTVKS, encoded by the coding sequence ATGAATACAAAATGGTTTGTTATTGTAAATCCAACTTCTGGAAATGGTGCTTCTAAAAAGAAATGGCCTTTAATTTTTAATGAATTAAAACAACAACAATTTACTTTTAAATTTGCTTTAACAACTCATAAATTTCACGCAGAAAAATTAGTACAAAACGCTATTAATAAAGGATTTATAAAATTTATTAGTGTTGGTGGAGATGGTACTTTACATGCAATTGTAAATGGTATTTTAACTTTAAATAATAATACAGCAACTGCAATTCTATCTGAAATTAAAATAGGAATCATTCCTATTGGAACAGGTAACGATTGGGTAAAAACATATAAAATTTCTAAAAATTATAAAGAAGCTATAAAAACTATTAAAACTGAAAATACAATTCAACAAGATATTGGTAAAATTACTTTAAAACCTGAAAATAAGGTAATTTACTTTAATAATTTAGCAGGAATTGGATTTGACGGTTTTGTTGTTAATAAAGTTCATAATTATAAAAATTTAGGCTCTTTAGCATATTTAATCGGTGGTTTAATAGGTTTATTTAGTTATAAAAAACCATTATTAGAAATAACATTTAATACTACTGTTTTAAAAAGTACTACATTATTATTAATAATTGGTATTTGTAAATATTCTGGTGGCGGAATGCAATTAACTAAAAATAAGAGTACTACAAATGGGAGTTTTGATATAACCTTTGTAAAGAATATTACTTTCTTTCAACTTTTGGCTAATATTTTAGGCTTATTTAATGGTAAAATAACCGATAAAAACTTTGTAGAAAATTACAAAACAAATCATCTAAATATTAAAGTTTTAGATACTAAAGAAACTTATATTCAAGCGGATGGAGAATTGATTGGATCAGGAAATTTTAAAGTAGCATTATTACCTAAAACATTGTCTTTTATTGTACCTAAAAGTAACAAAACAGTAAAAAGTTAA
- the rpiB gene encoding ribose 5-phosphate isomerase B, which yields MVIAIGNDHAGTQYKFEIIKLLESKGIKVLNFGTDLNESMDYPDAIHPVANAVESGEATFGIILCGSGNGAQMTANKHQGVRAALCWNNELVELTRLHNNANILAIPARFVSLQQALGFVEVFLNTPFEGGRHKNRIEKIPTKCC from the coding sequence ATGGTAATTGCAATTGGTAACGATCACGCTGGAACTCAGTATAAATTCGAAATTATTAAACTTTTAGAAAGTAAAGGTATAAAAGTTTTAAACTTTGGAACCGATTTAAACGAAAGTATGGATTATCCAGATGCTATTCATCCGGTAGCAAATGCTGTAGAAAGCGGAGAAGCAACTTTTGGTATAATATTATGCGGAAGTGGAAACGGAGCTCAAATGACCGCTAATAAGCATCAAGGAGTGCGTGCTGCACTTTGTTGGAATAATGAATTGGTTGAACTTACTCGTTTACATAACAATGCAAATATTTTAGCAATACCTGCACGTTTTGTTTCTTTACAACAAGCTTTAGGTTTTGTTGAAGTATTTTTAAATACTCCTTTTGAAGGTGGAAGACATAAAAATAGAATTGAAAAAATACCAACAAAATGTTGCTAA